From Bradyrhizobium sp. 4:
GTGCAGCATCTGCAGCGGCGTGGTGCACACCTGGTCCGGCAAGCACCATTTCTTCGGCTGGGAGGCGGTGAAGGCCAAGCCACCCGTGTTCGGAAGACGCTGGGCCGGAGCGGGCTGGTAGACTGCTACTCCCGTCAACGCTGCCTGCCCGAACTGCGGCTTCTGCTACTCTGCGGCACCGGTTAACATCCGCGCCCCGCAACTGAAGCCGACACGCAATGACCTCACCCTTCGTTCCCCAGATCGCCCTTTACCGCGCCTGGCTCGCCGAACAGCGCGGCCTTACCTTCGCCAGCTACGAGGACATGCGGCAATGGTCGGTGCGCGATCTCGATGGGTTCTGGCGCAGCATCTGGGACTATTACGATCTGCAATCGCCAACGCCGTTTGCGGCCGTGATCACCGAGCGCAAGATGCCCGGCGCGATCTGGTTTCCCGGCGCCCAGGTCAACTATGCCCGGCAGGTGTTCCGCCATGTGGAGGCGGCTGACGCCGCCGGCCTGCCAGCGATCGTCAGTTCCGGCGAGGACGGCAGGCTTTGCGAGACGAGCTGGCCGGAGCTGCGGCGCAAGGCGGCTGCCCTCGCGCTGCATCTGAAAGAAAAAGACATCAGGCCCGGCGACCGGGTCGCCGCCTATCTGCCCAACATCCCCGAGACCATCATCGCATTCCTGGCGAGCGCCAGTATCGGCGCGATCTGGAGCGTGTGCGCGCCCGACATGGCCGCACCCGCCGTGATCGACCGCTTCAAGCAGATCGAACCGAAAGTGCTGATCGCCTGCGACGCAGTCACCTATGCCGGACGCCGGCACGATCGCAAAGACGTCCTCGCCGAGCTGCGGCGATCGCTGCCGACGGTCGAGCACGTCATTCTGCACAGCGACGCCGCCGCGCGCCCAGCGGCGGACGCCCTGCTCTCCGACATTGTCGCAGCAACGGGCGCCGCGATCGACGCGTTCGAGCCAGCGTGGCTGCCGTTCGATCATCCGCTCTGGATCGTCTATTCCAGCGGCACCACCGGTCTGCCGAAGCCGATCGTGCACGGCCATGGCGGCATCGTCATCGTGGTGCTGGCGCTGCTGGGATTGCACAACGATCTCGGCTGCTCCTACCACGAGAATTCGTTCGGCGAGCGCTATCACTGGTACTCTTCGACGGGCTGGATCATGTGGAACAGCCAGATCGGCGGCCTGCTCGGCGGCACCACCTGCTGCATCTTCGACGGCAGCCCCGGCGGCGCCAGGGACAAGCCGGACTGGACCACGTTGTGGCGCTTCGTCGCGCAATCCAAAGCGACCTTCTTCGGTGCGGGCGCCGCGTTCTTCGCCAACTGCGCCAAGGCCGAGATCGACCTCACCGCCGCCGGTGATCTCTCACAGCTTCGATGTCTCGGCTCGACCGGCTCTCCGCTGAGCGCCGACACGCAAGCCTGGTTCAACGACCGCTTCGCGGCGCTCGCGAAGATCAACGGCAGCAAGGCGCAGGCCGATATCTGGTGGGCCAACATCTCCGGCGGCACCGATTTCGCCGGCGCCTTCATTGGCGGAAATCGCGAACTGCCGCAGACGCCGGGCGCGATGCAGTGCCGTCTGCTGGGTGCCGCCGTGGAAGCCTTCGACGAACAGGGCCGCGCCGTCATCGGCGAGGTCGGCGAGCTCGTCTGCACCGAGCCGATGCCGTCGATGCCGCTCTATTTCTGGAACGACAAGGGCGATGCGCGCTATCGCGCGAGCTATTTCGAGACCTATCCGGACAATTTCGACGGCAGCGGCCGCGGGCCGGTGTGGCGGCATGGCGACTGGCTCAAGGTCGACCCGGACGGCTCCTGCATCATCTATGGCCGCAGCGATGCCACCATCAACCGGCATGGTCTGCGCATGGGCACGAGCGAACTCTACTCCGCGATCGAGGCGTTGCCGGAGGTGCTGGATTCCCTCGTCGTCGATCTCGAATATCTGGGCCGTGACAGCTACATGCCGCTGTTCGTGGTGCTGCGCGAAGGCGTCGCCTTCGACGGCGCAATGCAGGCGAGGATCAACAAGGCGATCGAGGCCGGCCTCTCCCGCCGCTTCCTGCCCAACGAGATTTTTGCGGTCGCCGAGATCCCGCGCACGCTCTCGGGCAAGAAGCAGGAGCTGCCGATCAAGAAGCTGCTGCTCGGCCAGCCCGTCGAGAAGGTCATCAACCGGGAGGCGATGGCCAATCCCGCCTGCCTCGACTGGTACCTTGCCTTTGCACGCGACTATCTGGCGCGGACCGAGACTTGAGGGGAGATCGCCCCAATTGCGCCGATGCCGTTTGGACTCCGTTCACCGATCGCCGCTAGAGCAGGATGGATCTTCCGAAAACGAACGCGCGCCATGGCCGACCTCAACGCCGTCCTCACCAGGCTCAACGACCGTCTGCTACGCCTCGAGGGCGAGTTGTTCGTGCTGCGCTCGCTGGCCCGCGCGACGCTGACGGCGGGCGATGACCACGCGGCGCGAATGCGCAAGCTGGTCGAGGCCGCAAAGGTCGCGCTCGACGATGAGGCCACCCGCCCCCTCGACAAGCCGACGCGCAAATATGTCGATGCGGCGACCGCGCTGGTGGAGGAATTGCTGGTCGAGCCGACCCAGGCACGGCCGTTGTTCACCGTCATCGACGGCGGCCGGCGCGACTGAGCGTCAAATTGACTGACCGTTGTCCGTCGCAGCGATATCGCCTGACTTGAGCCGGCTGAGGCCGGCTTCGATGATCGCGATCTCCTCGTCGATCTGACCGATCGGCAGGCTGAAGTCGTAGCCGGACCCGCTCTTCAGATCGACCGCAAGCCGCTGTCTGTGCATCATCAGCTCGTCAAGGCCGCGCCGGTTCTTCAGCCGGACATAGACGTCGACGATCTGCTCAATCGCGCTCGGCATGAAATCGGTCCCGGCGAAAAGCCCGCACGGCGCACCCACGCCGGCGGGACGATCTCGGTGTCGCGGTACGCAATACAAATCCGCGACGGATTCGTCGATACGCCAAGCTGGTTGAGATCATGTTACCGTCAGATGATTTCGTGATGGCCGCGCATGAAAAAGCCGCTGGCGATCATGCCAGCGGCCAAATCCGGGTTCGAAAACGGATACGGGTTGAAATGTCGCCAGCCCCGGTTGGTCCACGTTCTACCGGCAAATCCTGGATCTCTGTGTTAAAAACGAAACACAGGAACAGGCCTATCTCTAATCGCCGCCCGACCGTGGCGGCGTGGCGCGGCTAGTCTGTGACGCAGAAATATTTGCGCGGCAGCCTGCGGTAGGCGCTGTAGCGGTAATGCGGCCGGTACGCGTAGCCGCGATAGAGTGCCGGCGGCTCCTGGCCGTAATAGGCGCCGTGATAGAAATTGATGACCGGCCCTTCCGCGCAGCGATAGGTGTCCCAGGTCGGACCGATGAAGGGCGCCACACCAACCTCAGGCGGAACCACCGGATAGGGCTGTCCGCCGGCGCGCGCCGGAGGGGTTGCGACCAGGGCCGCGAGAAGGACAAACCACGCGCTTCGCATGCGTTCGCTCCGAGCCGATGCCATCCGCGTATGGAAGCACCGGACCGGCCGACGCCGCAATCGCGGAATTCATCGCGCAGCCTCGCTCGGTGCATTGTTGATAACCGGCGCAAACGCAGTGCGGGTGGTGACAGGACGTCCGGACGTGTTATCGGGAGATGACGCAGTTGCGAGACGGATCGGACACCCATGCGCATTACCCTCGTCGGCTCCCGCCATTTCGGCGTGACCACCCTGAACATGCTCCGGGAGCACGGTGTCTCGATCGTGCGGGTTGTGGTGGCCGACGCCGAGGATCGTCTCGCCGCGACGGCCAAGGCGGCGGGCATCGAGGTCGTGGTCCAGGCCAATCCCAAGCTGGTGGTGGCCTCCGAGATCGCCCCCGACACCGATCTGATCGTCACCGCGCACAGCCACGCCCGGATCGGCAAGGACGCGCTCGAGGCCGCGAAGCTGGGTGGGATCGGCTATCATCCCTCGCTGCTGCCGCGTCACCGCGGCAAGGCGGCCGTGGAATGGACCATCAAGGAAGGCGACCCGATCGCCGGCGGCACGATCTACCACCTCGCCGACCGCATGGACGCCGGCGCCATCGCGGCCCAGGAGTGGTGCTTCGTCAAAAAGGGCGAGACGGCGCGGGAGCTGTGGGAGCGCGCGCTCGCCCCGCTCGGGCTCAAATTGCTGGCCGACGTGATCGATTATGCCAAGGTCCACAAGGCGCTGCCGTCGAAGACTCAGGACGAGCAGTTCGCTACCTCGGCGCCAAGCCTTTCCTAAGGCCCTCTCCTGAGTCGCTGTCCCGACGTTTACCCTTAACGTGAAGGGGCGTTGATTCTGCTTCGAAAATTGCAGCCGGAAACCCAAATAAACCATTGTTCCCACAGGAACAATTTTCGATTTGGCACCGCACCAAATTTCCGTCACATTTGGCCCGAATAAGGGTCAGCATATCAGACAAATTCAAGGACGGATTTTATGCGTTTTGCTCGCATTGCGGCGTTCTGTGCCGCTTCAGTTTTCACCCTCGCCGCGCCCGCTTTCGCCCAGACTCCCTATGACGGCAACTGGCAGGTCACCATCGTCACCAAGAGCGGTTCCTGCGAGCCGACCGCAAGCTCCTTGCTGACGGTTGCCGACGGCAAGATCACCGCGCCGGGCGCTAACGTTTCCGGCACCATCGGCAGCGGGGGACTTGTGAAAGTTTCGATCAATGGTGCATATGCCAACGGTCAACTCAGCGGCAACGCCGGATCGGGGAAGTGGAATGGAGCATCTGCAGGCATACCGTGCAGCGGGCGGTGGGAAGCATCGCGCCAATAGAAGAATCGTGACCAGCGGTCTGGGCCAGCGGCTCCTGATTGCGGCTGCCGTCATGTTTGCGGCCGGAATTGCTAATTCCGAGAGCAAGGCCCAGTCGGGCCCGTTTGCCCCGCTGGCAGGCAGCTGGAGCGGCTCGGGAACGGTCACGTTGGATGACGGCTCGACCGAGCGGATCCGCTGCCGGGCCAAATACGCTCCGGTCGGACCGACGATGGAGTTGTCGCTGACCTGCGCCAGCGACGCCTACAAGTTCAACCTCGGCGCCAACGTAAAGGCTGAAGGCAGCGCCATCGCGGGCAGCTGGTCCGAGGCCAGCCGCAATATCAGCGGCTCCCTTTCGGGCCGCGGCGCGGGTGGAAACTATGAGCTGCTCGCCTCCACCGCCGGCTTCAACGCCAACATCTCGCTGAAGACGTCCGGCAACAAGCAGAACGTCACGATGCGTGCCGATAGCCAGTTCCGCGGCGCCAACATCTCGCTGTCGCGCTAAGCCGATACAAGTAGATTGACAATCGACCCGGCGATCACGCCGGGTTGATTTTTTATGTGCCCGGCACGAACGCCGTGACCTCGATCTCGACCTTGGCCCGGTCGTCCACGAGGCCGCCGATGTAGAGCAAGGTCGAGGGCGGGAAATTGCGCCCCAGCGTTTCCTTCCAAGCCGCGCCGATGCCGGACCCGGCTGCCTCATATTCGCTGCGGCTGGTCAGGTACCAGGTCAGGCGGACGATATGCTCGGGGCCGGCGTCGGCCTCGCCCAGGAGCTTGATGACCCGCTTCAGCGCGGTCCCGACCTGCGCGGCCATGTCAGGCGCGTAATTGCCGGTCTCGTCGCCGCCGGTCTGCCCGGCCAACACCACCCAGCGGCCCGGCCCCTCGACCGCGACGCCATGGGAAAAGCCGCGCGGTTTTTTCCACTCGGCCGGCTGCAAGATGTGCATGAGCGAAGATCTCCCGATTTTTCTCGTTGTTCAGTGATGCCTTAGCACGCCGCCATGCATCGCTGCACCGGCAGATTTGGCCGTTGCAAACGGCGACGATGTCGCCGATACCGGCCCTCCCTCAGAACCCTCGCCTCCCAAACCTGCGCCGATGAACACCACACCGTCCAAAACGATGGCTGCCCTGTGGATGGCGGGCTGGCTGTCGCTGATGCTGGTCATGGCGGTCGCCGGGCGCGAGACCACGCGCGAGCTGAATGTATTTCAGATCATGGAAGTGCGTTCGGTGATCGGGTTCACGCTTCTGCTGCCGATCATCTACCGGTCCGGTGGCTTCAAGGCGGTCGCGACCAAGCGCCTGCCCCAGCATCTCGCGCGCAATGGGGTGCATTATTTCGCACAGCTCGGCTGGTTCTACGCACTGACGCTGATCGGGATCGGCCAGGTCGTCGCGATCGAATTCACCATGCCGATCTGGACGGCACTGCTGGCCGCAACATTCCTGTCCGAACGCATGACCGTCTGGAAGATCGCCGCGATCGTGCTCGGTATCGTCGGTGTGGTCATGATCGTGCGGCCCGCCACCGGCGAGATTAATCCGGGCCAGCTGATCGCGCTGGGAGCCGCGATCGGCTTCAGCATCTCCATGATATTGGCGAAATCACTGACTCGGACCGAGAGCGCATTGTCGATCCTATTCTGGATGATCGTCGTGCAGATGGTCGTGGGTCTGCTCCCGACGCTCTATGTCTGGACCTGGCCGTCGGCCTCCCTGTGGGGTTGGCTGTTCGTTATCGGGGTCTGCGGCACATTCTCGCACTATTGCCTCGCCAGCGCGCTCCGGTACGCGGATGCGACCATCGTGGTGCCGATGGACTTTCTGCGGGTTCCGCTCACGGCCACCGTCGGCTGGCTGCTCTATTCCGAGCGGCTCGACTCCTGGACCGTGCTCGGCGCGGCGCTGATCCTCTGCGGCAATCTCCTGAACTTGAAGCCGGCTTCGCCGGTTCCCGCCCGCGCACGCTGAACCTTGCGCCGCTTCGTGCGACAAAACCAAGTGTCCGTGTGATTTAGATCACGTTGGAAGGGTATTCCATCGTGCACATTCTGCCACACTGCAGCGGGTTGAACGCGACGAACTGCCGTTTTGGTGGCGCCAAATCGGCCACTTCGTGTAAGTTCGTTGCCAATCTGTTGCTGCCTGCAATTTCGATTCTGTTGGGGATTCCAGATGCGCACTCTCACCCTCCTCGCGTCGCTGATGTGCATGGTACTGTCGGTCAGTGCCGCGAAGGCCGACCGCCGTGTTGCTTTCGTCGTCGGCAACGGCACCTACAAGAACGTCGCACAATTGCCGAACCCGCCGATCGACGCCAAAGCGATGGCGGCAACGCTGCGCAATGTCGGCTTCGAGGTGATCGAAGGTTCGAACCTCTCGCGCGACCAGATGACGGAGAAGCTGCTGGACTTCGGCCGCAAGGCGCAGGGCTCCGATGTCGCAGTGTTCTATTATGCCGGTCACGGCATCGCGGTCGGCGGCTCCAACTATCTTCTGCCTGTCGATGCCGACATCAAGTCGGAGATGGACGTCAAGCTCGGTGCCGCCATCAACATCGATCTGACGCTCGAGCAGACCATGGGCGACGCTAAGGTCAAGCTGGTCTTCCTTGACGCCTGCCGCGACAATCCGTTCGCCGCCAAGATCAAGTCGAACTCCGCGACCCGCAGCGTCAACGTGCAGAGCGGTCTTGCCGAGATGAAATCCGGCGAAGGCACGCTGATCGCGTTCGCCACCGGTCCGGGCCAGACCGCGCTCGACGGCCAGGAGGGCAACAACAGCCCGTTCACCCGTGCGCTGATCGACAACATCACCAAGCCTGGCATCGAGATCCAGCAGGCAATGACGTCGGTCCGCGCCCAGGTCAACGAGGAGACCCACAAGGGTCAGCTGCCATGGGGCCACACCAATTTGATCGGCGCCGTCTATCTCAACCAGGCTCCGACGACCCAGGTCGCCAATGCGGCACCGACGGCTGCTGGCGTCGTGCCCGCGGCAACAGGCGGCAATTCGGACGGTGTCGAGCTCGAATACTGGCGGTCAGTCAAGGAGAGCAACAAGCCCGAAGAGCTCAACGCCTACCTCTCCACCTACCCGAACGGCCAGTTCAAGGCACTGGCGCTGGCGCGGCTCGCGGCAATCAAGAGCGGCCCGTCGACGACGACCCGCAACCTCAACGCCGGTGTCGATCCTGCCACCTTCACCGACGACGCCAGCCAGCTCACCGAGGACCAGATCGGCCTCGACAAGGGGCAGCGCCGCGACGTGCAGCGCCGCCTGACCGGACTTGGATTCGACACCAAGGTCACCGGGGCGTTCAGCGAGGACACCCGTACGGTGCTCAAGCGCTGGCAGGCGGCACGTGGCTATCCATCGAGCGGCTATCTCAACAAGCTCCAGCACAAGGCCCTGCTGTCGGAGATCGTGGCCTCCGCGCCGACCACTGCGAGCGACGACAGCGCGAAGCCGGCCCGACGTGCCCCGGCCCAGGCGCAGAGCGCACCCGCCCAGCATCGCGGCGGCGGCGGCGACGCCGGCGCAGCCTTCGTCGGCGGCGTCGTCGGCGGCATGATGGGCGGCATGTTCCGCCGCTGAGGCGAGGCCAATCGCAAACAAAAAGCCCGGCTCGCGCCGGGCTTTTTCGTTGCGACTAGCCAAACCTTTGGCGCCTACTTCCCCGCGGCCTTTCGCAGCGCCTCGTTGATGCGATCCTGCCAGCCGGGGCCGCCGGCCTGGAAATGCTCCAGCACGTCCTGGTCAATGCGCAGCGTGACCTGCTCCTTGACCCCCGGCGCCACGTTCTGCTTTGGCGGCGCCGCGGCGACCTTCGCCGTCACCTTCTTGAACGCCGCCTCGGCCTCCGTCCTGGCGTCGCCCAACGTCCGCGGCCGCCTCGGTGGTTGATCCGCCATGTCCTAGATTCCCTCAAACAGAGCCGTCGAAAGATACCGCTCGGAGAAGGACGGCACTATAGCCAGGATGGTTTTTCCCGCAGCTTCCGGCCGCTTGCCGATCTCGATGGCCGCGGCGATCGCGGCGCCCGAGGAGATGCCGCCCGGAATGCCCTCGTGCCGCGCCAGCGCCCGCGAGGTCTCAATCGCCGTCGTGGAGTTGATCTTCACGATCTCGTCGATCACCGAGCGATCGAGGATGTCAGGGACGAAGCCCGCACCGATACCCTGGATCTTGTGCGGCGTATGCTGGCCGCCCGACAGCACCGGGCTCTCCTCCGGCTCGACCGCGACCACGCGCAGCGAGGGCTTGCGCGGCTTCAGCACCTGGCCGACGCCGGTGATGGTGCCGCCGGTGCCGACGCCGGCGACGAAGAAGTCGACGTTGCCGCCGGTGTCGTTCCAGATCTCCTCCGCGGTGGTGCGGCGGTGCACCTCGGGATTGGCGAGATTCTTGAACTGCTGCGGCATCACCGAATTCGGCGTCGTCTTCAACAGCTCTTCGGCCGTAGCGATGGCGCCCTTCATGCCTTGTGCGGCCGGTGTCAGCACCAGCTCCGCGCCGAGAAAGGCCAGCATCTTGCGTCGTTCGATCGACATCGACTCCGGCATGACAAGCTTGAGCCTATAGCCGCGCGACGCGGCGACGAAGGCCAGCGCGATGCCGGTATTGCCGGAGGTCGGTTCGATCAGCACGGTGTCGGGCTTGACGATGCCGGCCTTCTCCATGGCGATGATCATGGCCGCGCCGATGCGATCCTTCACGCTTGCGGCGGGATTGAAATATTCAAGCTTTGCCAAAATGGTCGCGTTCACGCCGTGCATGCCCGGCAGCCGGCGCAAGCGCACGATCGGCGTGTCGCCAAAAGCATCGACGATCGAGTCATAGATCCGGCCGCGGCCGGGTTGGTGCGCTGCACCCGTGGTGGACGATGCGTCCATGATGAACTCCCTGTGGCGACGATTGTGCTTCTGTTGCAGCTCTTGCGCAGTTAGAGACAGCCTGCGGCGACACGCAAGCGAGATTGCGGCACATGTTAAATACGCTGCATCGCAAAATCGCGTGAGCAATAATTATCAGAAAACCAACGCATTTGTGTTGCGACCTCGTCAACTGATTCTGCTTATGTTAGACTTAGGTCTCAAAGCTGGGAGGTCACCACGATGTCAGCAGTCGCTGAAGTGTTGTCGACCGTCGCAACGAACCGCGCTCCGCGTTGCAGTGAGTTGCCGACCTGTCCCGTCTGCGCCGACTCCATGATCGCCGCCGAAGGTTCTGCGTATCTGTCGGAACACGTGATCAGCTATCTCTGGACCTGCGACAATTGCGGCTACGGCTTCGTGACCAAGCACTCCGTCAAGCAGCGTTTCCTCTGCAACTGACCTAGCGCGGGGCGATGTCGCCCCTCGCCCAGTTCTCGCGCGTACGCCGATAGAACTCTTCGAACATGCCCTGTGCGACCGCGTCCCTGATGCCCTGCATCAGAAACTGGTAGTAAGCGATATTGATCTCGGACAGCAGCATCGCACCCAGCGTCTCGCCCGCCTTGACGAGATGATGCAAATAGGCGCGCGCGTAGGTGCGCGCCGACGGCCAGGTACTCTCTTCGTCGAGCGGCCGGGGATCGTCGGCGTGGCGCGCGTTGCGCAAATTCACCTGGCCGAAGCGTGTGAAGGCTACGCCATGCCGGCCATTGCGCGTCGGCATCACGCAGTCGAACATGTCGATGCCGCGCTTGACAGCCTCGAGGATGTCGTCGGGCGTGCCGACGCCCATCAGATAGCGCGGCCGCTCTCTCGGCAGCAGCGGCGCTGTCTCGTCGATCATCGCGAGCATCACGGCTTGCGGCTCACCGACGGCAAGGCCGCCAATCGCATAACCATGGAAACCGATCTCGACGAGGCCTTGCGCGCTGGCATGGCGAAGCTGGGGTATGTCGCCGCCCTGCACGATGCCAAACAGCATGTAGCCGTCGGGCGCGCTCTCGAAGGCGCGCTTGCTTCGCTCGGCCCAGCGCAGCGACAATTGCATTGCGCGGTCGATGTCGGCGCGCTCGGCGGGCAGCCGCACGCATTCGTCCATCTGCATCGCGATATCGGAGCCTAGCAAACGCTGCACCTCGATCGAGCGCTCCGGCGACAGCTCGACCTTGGCACCGTCGATATGCGAACGGAACGTCACGGCGTGCTCGCTGACCTTGCGCAAATCCGCCAGCGACATCACCTGGAAGCCGCCGGAATCCGTCAGCATCGGCCCGTTCCAGCCGGTGAATGTCTGCAAGCCGCCAAGTGCTGCGATCCGCTCGGCGCCGGGGCGCAGCATCAGATGATAGGTATTGCCGAGCACGATGTCGGCACCGGCCTCACGCACCTCGCGCCAGTGCATCCCCTTCATCGCGCCGGCGGTACCGACCGGCATGAAGGCGGGCGTGCGCACCACGCCGTGCGGGGTGGTCAGGCGCCCCGTGCGCGCGGCGCCATCCATGGCGAGCAGTTCGAAATGATTGGGCAGACCGGTGTCAGGACGATTCATGACGGTGCTTATTGCGTGTCGGAGCGGGCCGATCAACCCGCCCAGGCGCTGCATCGGCCGGCTTATGCATCGGATTGGGACAGGGCCACCAATATTTGGAACACGGAAATTTGCGCCTGCCACGCTTGTTGAACAAAACGATACAGTGTAGTTTTATCCCCGGGGCTGGATGAGCTGCCGCGGCGATGTTGCCGGCGGCGGTAGATGCGTGATCGCCAGCCACCGACAATGCCCTTCCCTTTAAATTCGACTGACACGTCCGGCAGTTCGCATGGCTGGGCAAGGCAGACCTGCGCCCGCCTGTTCGGATGGCTGGTCCTGACGTGTAGCCTGGCGCTCGGCGCCTGCACCTCCCTGCCCCGCACGCCCTATACGGCCGCTGAAGCCAGCACATCGCGCGTGCTCGATATCGACGGCCTGCGGCGCTACGCCGACGAACCCATCACGAGATTCAGCTTCGAGAAGGACACCAGCACCGCGACCAAGTCCTACCTGGCGCTGTCAGGCGGCGGCGCCGATGGTGCCTACGGCGTCGGCGTGCTCAACGGCTGGACCGCGGCCAGAACCCGTCCCACCTTCTCGGTCGTCTCGGGCGTGAGCACCGGCGGCCTGATTGCACCCTTTGCGTTTCTCGGCTCGCGATATGACGACACGCTGAAGGAGGTCTACACCAGCGGCGTCGCGGAGAGCCTGTTGAGCGATCCCAGCATCATGCGCGTGCTGTTCGGATCCGGCCTGTTCGGCAACACGCGGCTGCGCGAGCTCGTCGCCCGTTATGTCGGGCCCGAGATCATGGCGCAGGTCGCGCGTGAAAACGCCAAAGGGCGCAAGTTGCTGGTGGTGACGACAGATCTCGACACCCAGCGCACCGCGATCTGGGACATGGGCAAGATCGCCACGATCGGCACGCCCGAGGCGCTCAAGCTGTTTCGCGACGTGATGGCGGCCTCCGCCAGCATCCCGCTGGTGTTTCCGCCGATCATGATCGACGCCGAAGGCGAGGGCCGCAGGTTTCAGGAGATGCATGTCGACGGCGGCGTAACGGCCCCGGTGCTGACGCTGCCGGAAGCCCTGCTTTTCCAGGGCAGTCGCCTGCCCGGCCCTGCGAAGCTGGACATCTACATCCTCGTCAACAAGAAGATCGAACGCAATTTCGAGCTCGTCTCCAACAGCACCATCGACGTCGCCTCACGCAGCCTGTCGTCGATCACCCAGTCGCAAACCCGCTCGATCATCTTCTCGACCTATGATTTTGCCAGGCGCAACCGCCTGGGCTTCCATCTCTCCTACATCGCGCGCGATTATCCGGCGGCCCCCTCGGAAGGGTTCGACACCGCCTATATGCGGGCGCTGTATCAGTATGGATATGAGAAGGCGGCTTCGGGCCAGGCCTGGACTTCGACGCTTCCGTGAGCGCTCGCTGAGGAACGGGGCCGTGCCGAGACGGTTGACGATGCGGGCCATTCGGCCAGATTGGCCATGACGCACCCGTTGCTGCGCGTTATAGAGCATCACTGATGTCACGACTGCGCAGGAATCATTGGGCATGGGATTGACTGCGAGCAGGACCAGACCGGCAGCTCAGCGGCGCGAGGTGCCGAAATCGCGCGGCGGCCGGCCGACGAAAAGCGCCGCGATCGAGCGCGATCAGCGGCTGATCGAGGTCGCCACCCGCCTGTTCCTGGATCGCGGCTTTGACGCCACCTCGCTCGATGCGGTCGCGGAAGCCGCGCGAGTGAGCAAGCCCACCGTCTATGCCCGTTACGGCGACAAGCGCGGCCTGTTCGCCGCCGTGCTGCGGCGTGAGATCGCGCGATGGCTTGCACCGCTGTCCGCGGCCGCCGAGACGAAGCTCAGCAGCGCCTCGGACATCTCGGTCGAGCAGCGGCTGGTCGAGATCGGGCGCGAGATGCTGACATTCACCTGCGGTCCCGATGCCGTCGCCTTCAGCCGCATGATGACGTCGCAGGCCATCAACTTCCCCGACATCGCC
This genomic window contains:
- a CDS encoding caspase family protein, which encodes MRTLTLLASLMCMVLSVSAAKADRRVAFVVGNGTYKNVAQLPNPPIDAKAMAATLRNVGFEVIEGSNLSRDQMTEKLLDFGRKAQGSDVAVFYYAGHGIAVGGSNYLLPVDADIKSEMDVKLGAAINIDLTLEQTMGDAKVKLVFLDACRDNPFAAKIKSNSATRSVNVQSGLAEMKSGEGTLIAFATGPGQTALDGQEGNNSPFTRALIDNITKPGIEIQQAMTSVRAQVNEETHKGQLPWGHTNLIGAVYLNQAPTTQVANAAPTAAGVVPAATGGNSDGVELEYWRSVKESNKPEELNAYLSTYPNGQFKALALARLAAIKSGPSTTTRNLNAGVDPATFTDDASQLTEDQIGLDKGQRRDVQRRLTGLGFDTKVTGAFSEDTRTVLKRWQAARGYPSSGYLNKLQHKALLSEIVASAPTTASDDSAKPARRAPAQAQSAPAQHRGGGGDAGAAFVGGVVGGMMGGMFRR
- a CDS encoding formyltransferase family protein — translated: MRITLVGSRHFGVTTLNMLREHGVSIVRVVVADAEDRLAATAKAAGIEVVVQANPKLVVASEIAPDTDLIVTAHSHARIGKDALEAAKLGGIGYHPSLLPRHRGKAAVEWTIKEGDPIAGGTIYHLADRMDAGAIAAQEWCFVKKGETARELWERALAPLGLKLLADVIDYAKVHKALPSKTQDEQFATSAPSLS
- a CDS encoding DMT family transporter, which produces MNTTPSKTMAALWMAGWLSLMLVMAVAGRETTRELNVFQIMEVRSVIGFTLLLPIIYRSGGFKAVATKRLPQHLARNGVHYFAQLGWFYALTLIGIGQVVAIEFTMPIWTALLAATFLSERMTVWKIAAIVLGIVGVVMIVRPATGEINPGQLIALGAAIGFSISMILAKSLTRTESALSILFWMIVVQMVVGLLPTLYVWTWPSASLWGWLFVIGVCGTFSHYCLASALRYADATIVVPMDFLRVPLTATVGWLLYSERLDSWTVLGAALILCGNLLNLKPASPVPARAR
- a CDS encoding acetoacetate--CoA ligase; translated protein: MTSPFVPQIALYRAWLAEQRGLTFASYEDMRQWSVRDLDGFWRSIWDYYDLQSPTPFAAVITERKMPGAIWFPGAQVNYARQVFRHVEAADAAGLPAIVSSGEDGRLCETSWPELRRKAAALALHLKEKDIRPGDRVAAYLPNIPETIIAFLASASIGAIWSVCAPDMAAPAVIDRFKQIEPKVLIACDAVTYAGRRHDRKDVLAELRRSLPTVEHVILHSDAAARPAADALLSDIVAATGAAIDAFEPAWLPFDHPLWIVYSSGTTGLPKPIVHGHGGIVIVVLALLGLHNDLGCSYHENSFGERYHWYSSTGWIMWNSQIGGLLGGTTCCIFDGSPGGARDKPDWTTLWRFVAQSKATFFGAGAAFFANCAKAEIDLTAAGDLSQLRCLGSTGSPLSADTQAWFNDRFAALAKINGSKAQADIWWANISGGTDFAGAFIGGNRELPQTPGAMQCRLLGAAVEAFDEQGRAVIGEVGELVCTEPMPSMPLYFWNDKGDARYRASYFETYPDNFDGSGRGPVWRHGDWLKVDPDGSCIIYGRSDATINRHGLRMGTSELYSAIEALPEVLDSLVVDLEYLGRDSYMPLFVVLREGVAFDGAMQARINKAIEAGLSRRFLPNEIFAVAEIPRTLSGKKQELPIKKLLLGQPVEKVINREAMANPACLDWYLAFARDYLARTET
- the cysK gene encoding cysteine synthase A, which codes for MDASSTTGAAHQPGRGRIYDSIVDAFGDTPIVRLRRLPGMHGVNATILAKLEYFNPAASVKDRIGAAMIIAMEKAGIVKPDTVLIEPTSGNTGIALAFVAASRGYRLKLVMPESMSIERRKMLAFLGAELVLTPAAQGMKGAIATAEELLKTTPNSVMPQQFKNLANPEVHRRTTAEEIWNDTGGNVDFFVAGVGTGGTITGVGQVLKPRKPSLRVVAVEPEESPVLSGGQHTPHKIQGIGAGFVPDILDRSVIDEIVKINSTTAIETSRALARHEGIPGGISSGAAIAAAIEIGKRPEAAGKTILAIVPSFSERYLSTALFEGI
- a CDS encoding Rid family hydrolase; protein product: MHILQPAEWKKPRGFSHGVAVEGPGRWVVLAGQTGGDETGNYAPDMAAQVGTALKRVIKLLGEADAGPEHIVRLTWYLTSRSEYEAAGSGIGAAWKETLGRNFPPSTLLYIGGLVDDRAKVEIEVTAFVPGT
- a CDS encoding BrnA antitoxin family protein; translation: MADQPPRRPRTLGDARTEAEAAFKKVTAKVAAAPPKQNVAPGVKEQVTLRIDQDVLEHFQAGGPGWQDRINEALRKAAGK